In Bradyrhizobium sp. 170, the DNA window CGGTGCGGCGATCGTCGGTGAGACGGCTGGTCCATCCCGAGACGGATAGATGGCTATTGCAGTAAACCTCTGATTGTCGATACACTGCACGCGTTACCGAAAGCGAATAAGGACGTGCGATGACCGATGTCCCTGTCAACGCCGGTACTCAAGCAAGCGGCGCCGAACCAAGTCTTCACAGGGTCATGGGCCCGTGGTTGCTCTTGCTGTTCATCGTCGGCGACATTCTCGGCACCGGGATCTATGCGCTCACTGGCCAGGTTGCGAAGCAAGTGGGAGGCGTCGTATGGCTGCCTTTCGTGATCGCTTTTGTGGTCGCACTTGTGACCGCGTTCAGCTATCTCGAGCTGGTCACGAAATATCCGAAAGCTGCGGGCGCTGCTCTTTATACGCATAAAGCTTTTGGCATCCATCTCATCACGTTCATCGTTGCGTTTGCGGTGATGTGCTCAGGCATCACCTCGGCATCGACGGCTTCCCGGGCTTTCGCCGCGAACATGTCGAATGCGATGGGCCTCAATCTGTCGGGCTTTGCCATCACCGCCACCGGTCTCGCTTTCATGGCAGTCGTTGCTGCGGTCAATTTCCGCGGCGTCGGCGAAAGTGTGAAGGCTAACGTCGTCCTCACCTGCGTCGAGCTGACAGGACTGCTGATTATTATCGTGATCGGCCTCTGGGCGATCGGGTTGGGCCAGGGCGATGTCTCGCGAGTCATTCAGTTTCGTCCGAGCGCGGACGGCGGCATGTTCTGGCCGGTGATTGCCGCAACCACGCTCGCGTTCTTTGCCATGGTAGGCTTCGAGGATTCGGTCAACATGGCCGAGGAATGCAAGGATCCAACCCGTCACTTTCCAAAGGTATTGCTTACCGGCCTTGTGATTACCGGTCTCATCTATGTTCTTGTCTCGATCTCGGCGATCACGCTGGTGGCGCCGGAGCAATTGGGCGAAGGCGAGACCCCGCTTCTGCAGGTGGTCCAGCAAGGCGCGCCCAATTTTCCACTTTGGATCTTCGGCTTCATCACCATGTTTGCCGTGGCCAATAGCGCACTCATCAATATGCTCATGGCCAGCCGCCTTGTGTACGGCATGAGCCGCGAGCATGTTCTCCCGCCAGCCCTCGGCAAAGTACACAAGACGCGGCGGACGCCTTATGTCGCCATCGGCTTCACTACCTTGCTGGCATTTGCCCTTATCACGTTTGTCGGTGAGGTGCCGGCACTCGGAGGCACCACCGCGCTTCTCTTGTTATGCGTTTTCACGGTGGTGAATATTGCGGTCCTGGTGCTTCGGCGCGATCCTGTGGATCACCAGCATTTCCGCACGCCGACCATTCTGCCGATCCTGGGCGCCGTGTTCTGTGCCTTCCTCACGGGTCCCTGGACCGGCCGAGCCATTGTTCAGTACCACGTCGCCGGCGTCCTGCTCGGGGTGGGTATCGTTCTTTGGCTCGTGACAATCATGGTCAACCGGAGCACCGGGGTGACGAGAGCCGAGCCAGCCATTGAACATTTAGGTCGCGGCGGGCCCGTCAACTAGAGCATGATCCGGAAAAGTGGGTACCGGTTTTCCGAAAAGATCATGCTCAAATCAAAGAGACAGAGTGGGATGACGATTCGAAGAAAAGTCATCCCGCTCTAGGCGACGCAAGAGGCCCATTTCTGAGAGCCCTGCAGAAAGCGCTTCAACCTGACTGGGTGGCGTGCCAAAAACACTCCCTGAGAAAGCCATCCTTGCGAAAGAGCTCATGAGTTTCTTCGAGCGACTGAAGACAGCAGCAGCAGCCGAATGGCGGGTCTACACCGAGCACCCCTTCACGGAAGGGTTGGCAGACGGTTCGCTCGCAGAAGCGGCGTTTCGTCACTACCTCGTTCAGGACTACCTGTTCCTTATCGAGTTTGCCCGCGCCTACGCCCTCTCCGTCTACAAGTCGCCCACGCTCGCCGACATGCGCGAGGCGGCTGGCGGCCTCTCGGCCATTCTCGACGTCGAGATGAACCTGCATGTGAAGCTCTGCGCCGGCTGGGGCCTGTCGGCCACCGATCTTGAACAAGCACCCCCGGCGGTCGAGATGCTGGCCTATACGCGCTACGTGCTGGACGCCGGAATGCGCGGCGATCTGCTGGCGCTCAAGGTGGCACTTGCACCTTGCGTGATCGGCTACGCAGAGATCGCGACGCGGCTCGCCACGCGACCCGATGCGCTCGCTGCAGCGAACCCGTATCGCGTCTGGATCGCCGAGTATTCCGGAGGCCCCTATCAAGAGGTCGCCGCGCAAGCGCGGGAGCACCTGGAAGCCCTTGCCGATCGCTACGCCACGCCGGCGCGCGAGGCAGAGCTGGTCGCGATCTTCAAGGAAGCCACCCGGCTCGAAGCCGACTTCTGGGAAATGGGCTGGCGCGCGGGCAAGCGTTGATCGGTCACTGGCCGCGTACCGTCTCCAGCGTCGCCGAATAGCCGCTTCGCTCCCGAGCCGTGGAGAAGCCAGGACGGCAAGCAGGCGGTGCCCGCAAGGCGATTTGTTATGCGAAGAGGGCGGTCGTTCGCTCAACCAGCCAATAGGCCGCCACCACGCCTATGGCGTAGGCGACCGTCACATTGAGCCGGTCGAGTGCTCGCTGCAAGGGCGCAGGCTGCAATAGTTGGGACGCAGCGTAGCGTAGTAACGATATTGCCGACAACACTGCGGCGACAAAGATAAGCTGCCCGACCTCCACCCCAATATTGAAAAACAGCAGCGCAACGGGGATCGCATGTTGAGGTAATCCCACCTCCGCCAGCGCTCCGGCGAAGCCGAAACCGTGTAAAAGCCCAAAGCTAAAGGCGACCAGCCATGGCATACGCGCCGTCAGACTTGGCTTTCCACGCCGCGCGTTCAGAATCTCGACCGAAACAAGCATAATGCTAAGCGCGATGGCTGCTTCGAGAGGTGGGCCCGGCACATTCACGAAACCGAGCGTCGCCGCGGCAAGCGTAATGCTGTGCGCGATAGTGAATGCCGTCACTGTAAGGGCGACGCGGGCCCAGCCTCGAACGAGGATCACCAGCGCCAGCACAAAGAGCAGGTGATCGAAGCCGAAAAGGATGTGCTCGACGCCAAGACGAAGATAAGTTGCAGCGACCTCGCCCGCGCCCGGCGTGGCCTGAACAATGAACGTCGTCTTCGTCGGAGACAGCCGCTCGGTCTGTACTGCGCCGGCAAGGCTTTCGATCCGAACCAGTACATCAGTCAATGTGGCCGACAGGCCCTCAATCGATACCGCCTGCCCGGCGAGCCCTCCATCCCGCCGAATGCTGCGGCGTTCGACATAGGCCCCCTCGCTGAACGACGCACGAGGCGGCGCTACATCTTGAGTGCCCTCGGGCAGTTTGACGTAGATCGCGAGCCGCAAGTCCTCCCCCCGCGCGGGAATCTTGAAAAGCAGATTATAGGCGTCGGGGCTGGTCTGGCGCACCTGAAGATAGCCCGGCCGAAGTTCATCCGATAACGCGGGTTGCGCCAGCAGCACTGCGACAACAGCAAAGAATGAGCGGAAACGATTCATCGGCTGATTTCCGCCGACGCCGCCTTGGCCGCAGGCGCCTCCACAACGATTTCGTAGCGCTCCCGCAGCGAGGCATAAAGCTTCTGTTCCGCCTCAAGGCGGCGGCCGTTCGCCCACTCTCGGCGGACGGCTGGCCTGATATCATCGAGCGGTGGCAGGCCTCCCGACACTCGTTCGCTGATAAAAACGAAATGCTGCCCAAAGCCCGAAGCAACCGGTCCCTGCCAGCGGCCCTCTTCCATAGCGAGTATCCGTTTGGCAAACCTTTCACCAAACTGGTTCATTACCTTTGTGGCCGAGACGCCACGAAATTCCTCGCCAAGCAGGAAGGGATCGCCGAGTGCCGTCGCATCTACAGTCGCGTCGGCGCTAGCCAGGATGCTCGCAACCTGTTTGCTATCGCTGTCGATGGTATTTTGGCGCCGAGTAGCACTCAGGAAGACGTGACGGAATGTGAGATGGTCCTCGGCTCTGAAGCGCTCCGGATTGGCTGCGAGATAGGCCGCAAGCTGCTCATCATTCGGCTCCGGTACGGACATGTCCTCGGCGAGAAATTCCATCTTCTGCCGCACGCGGCGTCGAATGACGGCGTCGTCACGGTCCAGTCCGGCCGCCCTGCCCTCGCGGTAGAAAACCTCGTCGCGGATGTAGTCCTCAATCAGGTCCTGCAGTTCCTGCTCGCTCGGCGGCCGTCGCCACGTCCGCGCGAATCCGTCGCCGAGGTTGGCGATCCGCGAGGCGGAAACAACGATTTTCTCGGGCGTGTCTGTCCCTGGCTTGCCGACGAGGCCGTGGAGCGCGAACAGCATCGCACCAAGCGCGAGAAACTGGGGTAATGGCTCTCTCAGCAGCCGAGAAATCAAGGCGTGTACCATATCGGCGAGGTATAAGCGCGTTCGGTAGTCGTCATCCTCACTTCCGCCGGCATTTTGACACCGAAATATTTTGCGTCATAGGCCGTCCAGCGCGGCGTCGGAATTTCGATCACGCGCACATAGTAGAAGGCGCGCTGCGCCGGATCGAAGTCGGGATCCTTCCAAACCGTGATCATTTCGCCCGCGCCGATCGTGTTGGTCCATGTCGCGTTGGCGACATCGACCGTGCTGCCGACGGATGTCCTGCTGCGGCCGTCGGCATCGATTTTGCGGCCTCCGGATACCGCGACGTCGTAAACTCGCTCCTGCGTCTGGCCGTTCTTTCCGACCCAGCCCTTGATGACCTG includes these proteins:
- a CDS encoding APC family permease, which gives rise to MTDVPVNAGTQASGAEPSLHRVMGPWLLLLFIVGDILGTGIYALTGQVAKQVGGVVWLPFVIAFVVALVTAFSYLELVTKYPKAAGAALYTHKAFGIHLITFIVAFAVMCSGITSASTASRAFAANMSNAMGLNLSGFAITATGLAFMAVVAAVNFRGVGESVKANVVLTCVELTGLLIIIVIGLWAIGLGQGDVSRVIQFRPSADGGMFWPVIAATTLAFFAMVGFEDSVNMAEECKDPTRHFPKVLLTGLVITGLIYVLVSISAITLVAPEQLGEGETPLLQVVQQGAPNFPLWIFGFITMFAVANSALINMLMASRLVYGMSREHVLPPALGKVHKTRRTPYVAIGFTTLLAFALITFVGEVPALGGTTALLLLCVFTVVNIAVLVLRRDPVDHQHFRTPTILPILGAVFCAFLTGPWTGRAIVQYHVAGVLLGVGIVLWLVTIMVNRSTGVTRAEPAIEHLGRGGPVN
- the tenA gene encoding thiaminase II — its product is MSFFERLKTAAAAEWRVYTEHPFTEGLADGSLAEAAFRHYLVQDYLFLIEFARAYALSVYKSPTLADMREAAGGLSAILDVEMNLHVKLCAGWGLSATDLEQAPPAVEMLAYTRYVLDAGMRGDLLALKVALAPCVIGYAEIATRLATRPDALAAANPYRVWIAEYSGGPYQEVAAQAREHLEALADRYATPAREAELVAIFKEATRLEADFWEMGWRAGKR
- a CDS encoding HupE/UreJ family protein; protein product: MNRFRSFFAVVAVLLAQPALSDELRPGYLQVRQTSPDAYNLLFKIPARGEDLRLAIYVKLPEGTQDVAPPRASFSEGAYVERRSIRRDGGLAGQAVSIEGLSATLTDVLVRIESLAGAVQTERLSPTKTTFIVQATPGAGEVAATYLRLGVEHILFGFDHLLFVLALVILVRGWARVALTVTAFTIAHSITLAAATLGFVNVPGPPLEAAIALSIMLVSVEILNARRGKPSLTARMPWLVAFSFGLLHGFGFAGALAEVGLPQHAIPVALLFFNIGVEVGQLIFVAAVLSAISLLRYAASQLLQPAPLQRALDRLNVTVAYAIGVVAAYWLVERTTALFA
- a CDS encoding peptidylprolyl isomerase; amino-acid sequence: MISRLLREPLPQFLALGAMLFALHGLVGKPGTDTPEKIVVSASRIANLGDGFARTWRRPPSEQELQDLIEDYIRDEVFYREGRAAGLDRDDAVIRRRVRQKMEFLAEDMSVPEPNDEQLAAYLAANPERFRAEDHLTFRHVFLSATRRQNTIDSDSKQVASILASADATVDATALGDPFLLGEEFRGVSATKVMNQFGERFAKRILAMEEGRWQGPVASGFGQHFVFISERVSGGLPPLDDIRPAVRREWANGRRLEAEQKLYASLRERYEIVVEAPAAKAASAEISR